From Halotia branconii CENA392, the proteins below share one genomic window:
- a CDS encoding type I restriction endonuclease produces MTTSIAIAKKITTLHQVEEKLGLTLSGDSQFFSEWTTILPALSEAEQTRLEQVRQNYLYQISYGSLLEETIKMVVLSPLLELALFYQAPYRFKTEVSVEIEAQGDNEEILRGRIDALVLQAKLWIVLIESKKTIFDLELAISQTLAYMAVHPKPEQPLYGMITNGSSYLFIKTLGKQYGISDLFATRSRYHNNLSEVLKILKHLGKIIT; encoded by the coding sequence ATGACCACAAGCATAGCCATTGCCAAAAAAATTACTACTCTTCATCAAGTTGAGGAGAAACTGGGGTTAACACTAAGTGGTGATAGTCAATTTTTTAGCGAATGGACAACAATTTTACCAGCATTAAGTGAAGCAGAGCAAACAAGATTAGAACAAGTTCGACAAAACTATCTTTATCAAATCTCCTATGGAAGTCTTTTAGAAGAAACTATCAAAATGGTCGTGCTGTCGCCCTTACTTGAACTTGCTCTTTTCTATCAAGCACCTTACAGATTTAAAACCGAAGTATCCGTTGAGATTGAAGCACAAGGAGATAATGAGGAGATTTTACGAGGAAGAATTGACGCTTTAGTTTTACAAGCTAAATTATGGATTGTCCTAATTGAGTCAAAAAAAACGATCTTTGATTTAGAATTAGCAATTTCCCAAACATTAGCTTACATGGCTGTTCATCCCAAACCAGAACAACCTCTGTATGGCATGATTACCAATGGCAGTAGCTATTTGTTTATTAAAACTTTAGGTAAACAGTATGGTATTTCCGATTTATTTGCCACGCGATCGCGATATCATAACAATTTATCTGAAGTTTTAAAAATCCTTAAGCATTTGGGTAAAATTATTACGTAA
- the surE gene encoding 5'/3'-nucleotidase SurE, which yields MVTSNIVRFSQFNASLNRNTEGQLVGDLSGGDNVQARAVAEVIQRNNPDVLLINEFDYDPEAVRLFQQNYLGVSQNGVGAVDYPYFYIAPSNTGVVSGFDLNNDGNVVTIPGAPGYGDDAFGFGNFPGQFGMLLLSKYPIDTANVRTFQNFLWQDMPDSLLPTITDASGISWYSSEEQNALRLSSKSHWDVPIQVNGETVHVLVSHPTPPTFDGLEDRNGKRNHDEIRFWADYITPGKGDYIYDDEGKKGGLNAGSRFVIMGDQNADPVDGDSFDNAIRQLLQNPGINTNFIPSSAGGRQQADLQGGANATQQGNPSFDTADFADTAPGNLRTDYVLPSSDLKITNSAVFWPLNTDPTFSLVGTFPFPSSDHRLVFADVEVGATEPGKTIPNAGFVGQQIFETGFIPSGVAGTVNGVSTPLGGLSGVTYDAANNRYYAISDDRSQVAPARFYTFTTDDQVTFTNVTPLKDSNGNFFALNSLDPEGIALTNNSTVFISSEGEVNLGAGRVSNPFIKEFSLTTGQEILSLPVPTKFLPVVQDTNNNGVVDADDTQISGVYNNLAFESLTISPDQKTLFTATENALFQDGSRVSTTSGSRSRILQYNLVSGQPEKEYLYITDAAVTPEPETEFSDNGLVDLLAIDNRGTFLALERSYAVGVGNTIKIYEVTLQGATDISSIDSLSSLSETQLAAIQPAQKRLLLNLNDLNLPTDANHPTGVDNIEGLAFGAKLADGSQSIVLVSDNNFGNSQFTQILTLNADLVPTAIPRLETRPDLFDDEDPTQAPVDQNADADDPAIYVNANNSADSLVLTSVKNAGLRVYDLSGKLLQTINPGDIRYNNIDLQYGFKLGGKKIDIAVASDRGNDKLAIFKINPNPSIPGEYLEDITDSNISTIFQSSPFASPYSSSSRSSYGLALYRSPITNDYYVFTSRRETGDIAQFKLTDQGNGKIGYERVREFTIPALGERDPQTEGMVVDQETGFLYIGQENVGIWKFQAEPNGGTTGKLIDTVKDLGGNHLTADVEGLTIYYGKNGTGYLLASSQGDSTFVAYTREGNNEYVGNFVVGSNGAIDSVQESDGADVINVPLGSNFPYGLFVTQDGNNEPAKLVLDEGELENVNTNFKLVPWENIANAFSTPLNIDTSSYDPRNPVAQPKLTNYEFTDLPKLGTTSQGEDIFLGGFSGLYFQGIAPNGNLRFVTHTDRGPNGEPVGANRPFLLPDFQPEIVSFELNRTTGEITITKRTGLFRPDGTTPLTGLPNLQAGENGTAYTDEIGVDLDNNPLPNDPLGADLEGIAVAENGDYWLVDEYRPAIYHFDSNGKLIDRFIPKGTATAPNPDQGAGTFGTEVLPEVYAQRRNNRGFEAVALEGSKLYAFIQSPIDNPDVANDATSKASRNLRILEFDIISNQVTGEYLYLLEGLPATDKIGDAVSLGNGKFAVVERDDNGTNAGNKLIYQIDLAEATNINNPANFRLPDGKTIEQLTPAELTTAKITPVSKSLIANAAQLGYTGVEKLEGLALVAPNTLALINDNDFQIAGSTPEKLGILELPHDIAVTKPQPSLNILLVNDDGYQAKGINVLYNKLVAAGHHVTLVAPKQQQSGQGTALDTDKFGRPLEVVNYEPNKWYVDGKPVVTTWAGIDYILKDNPPDLVISGINEGENLGLEGIISGTLSAAVSALNQGVPAIAVSAGIKTAERSTGYPSTDKAYDVGANYVVDLISELQAKQSNNSGLLPKGIGLNVNIPATDQIEGIAFTEFDRAGSFDFKFGELPPNFGTGQGIIYTQNSLPDGTTPKPLSEGEQFLANRVTVTAFDGDWGTTLDQRPKISSRLDLTPPSLTDPIETARKSLNILLVNDDGYQAKGIDVLYKALTAAGHNVILVAPKDQQSGKGTSINTDKIFQNTEVAEFDSSQNKWYVDGTPVVTTWAGLDYIFPNKENIAKPDLVISGINEGENIGLDAISSGTLSAAVTALQNGIPAIAVSAGIDLTGLQTGDTSSTENAYEIGARLVVNAINQLQATQGRNANLLPKGVGLNINIPAYNPDIAELSTIAGVAVTKFDQASSLGLNVSEIQPGVPGLTLGASSNTGTGDLESEGGRFLARNITITLIDGNWSATETNRQQVANAAGELPVNAIASGDTTQNSTVLWARSIFPGEVTFEYSTDANFKAIAGTKTASVTNINQPVKVEVTGLQAGTQYYYRVTDAAGATATGKFSTAATLGTKAGLTFGVSGDWRGELAPYPAISNADDANLKFFLEFGDTIYADFPSPGLKNPDGTEKAQAITLEDYRAKQAEVYSDRYGKNTWEDLRASTSILATIDDHEVVNDFQGGENLATASAADQALYGATSGLVNDSPLYENGLQAFQEYNPISDQFYGQTGDARTDGERKLYRYNTYGSDAATFVLDARSFRDPELPAIANPNDPAQVADYLGKSFNSDRTLLGSQQIEDLKRDLLQAKNNGITWKFIMVPEPIQNLGVAAASDRFEGYAAERTEILKFIHDNNINNVVFVTADIHGTLVNNLTYQLAPGQPQIATSAFEISTGSVAFDAPFGPTVADFLNPEQKAFYDSLPVANDADSLPNDKDDFIKQAINAGLTPLGYDPVGLNNNLPQANGLISAKLIQGDYVATQTYGWTKFDIDPQTQKLTVTTYGIEPYTREELAANPSAVTNRQPQIVSQFEVDPAKKPDIQFGSTNNLQPDQTLFTGDGADIVEATTGNTIVTGNGDDTVFAGSDSSVSTGNDNDQVFIGANSPAKNTTVNGGAGNDQLTVVEANGSNNLFGEAGNDNLEVIEGSRQFLYGGSGNDTLKSGGNNNRLYGGSGDDILFSNVNDSLFGGGGDDILFAGQGGNNRLTGGAGADQFWVANASLPTSKNIITDFTSGIDVIGIGGIGVTQFNALTLVQQCSDTVIKTGTTELVSLLGITSTSLTANDFVFSA from the coding sequence ATGGTCACTAGTAATATTGTTCGGTTTTCTCAGTTTAATGCTTCGCTGAATCGGAATACTGAAGGTCAGTTGGTTGGTGATTTGTCTGGTGGTGATAATGTTCAGGCGAGGGCGGTTGCGGAAGTTATTCAGCGTAATAATCCGGATGTGCTGTTGATTAATGAGTTTGATTATGATCCTGAAGCGGTGCGGTTGTTTCAACAAAATTATCTTGGGGTTAGTCAAAATGGTGTAGGTGCTGTTGATTATCCTTATTTTTATATTGCGCCTTCTAATACTGGGGTTGTTTCTGGGTTTGATTTGAATAATGACGGTAATGTAGTTACGATTCCAGGCGCACCGGGATACGGTGATGATGCTTTCGGGTTTGGGAATTTTCCTGGTCAATTTGGCATGTTGCTGTTGTCTAAGTATCCTATTGATACGGCTAATGTGCGGACTTTCCAAAATTTCCTGTGGCAGGATATGCCGGATTCTTTGCTGCCTACTATCACCGATGCTTCTGGTATATCTTGGTATTCTTCGGAGGAACAAAATGCTTTGCGTCTGTCTTCTAAGAGTCATTGGGATGTACCAATTCAGGTAAATGGGGAGACAGTTCATGTTTTGGTGAGTCACCCTACGCCTCCTACTTTTGATGGTTTGGAAGACCGCAATGGTAAACGCAACCATGATGAAATTCGCTTTTGGGCAGATTATATTACTCCTGGTAAAGGTGATTACATCTATGATGATGAGGGTAAAAAGGGCGGTCTGAATGCTGGTTCGCGCTTTGTAATTATGGGTGATCAAAATGCTGACCCGGTAGATGGTGACAGTTTTGACAATGCTATCCGGCAATTATTGCAAAACCCAGGTATTAATACCAATTTTATTCCCAGTAGTGCTGGTGGACGGCAACAAGCGGATTTACAAGGTGGTGCAAACGCTACTCAACAAGGTAATCCTAGTTTTGACACCGCAGACTTCGCTGATACAGCCCCCGGAAATCTGCGGACAGATTATGTATTGCCTTCAAGTGATTTGAAAATTACTAACTCGGCAGTTTTTTGGCCTTTAAATACTGACCCGACATTTTCTCTAGTAGGGACTTTTCCTTTCCCTAGTTCTGACCATCGGTTAGTCTTTGCAGATGTGGAGGTTGGCGCAACTGAACCAGGGAAAACTATTCCCAATGCAGGATTTGTAGGACAGCAAATTTTTGAGACAGGTTTTATTCCTTCTGGTGTGGCGGGTACTGTAAATGGAGTATCAACACCATTAGGGGGATTATCTGGTGTGACTTACGATGCTGCTAACAATCGCTATTATGCTATCTCCGACGATCGCTCACAAGTTGCCCCTGCCCGTTTTTATACTTTTACTACTGATGATCAGGTGACTTTTACTAATGTCACACCCCTAAAAGATAGTAATGGCAACTTTTTTGCCCTTAATAGTCTCGACCCGGAAGGCATTGCTTTAACTAATAACAGCACAGTTTTCATATCTTCAGAAGGCGAAGTAAATCTTGGTGCTGGTCGGGTTAGCAATCCCTTCATTAAAGAATTTTCCCTCACTACGGGGCAAGAAATACTTTCTTTACCTGTCCCTACTAAGTTTTTACCAGTAGTGCAAGACACTAACAACAATGGTGTTGTAGATGCTGATGATACCCAAATATCAGGCGTTTACAATAATTTGGCGTTTGAAAGTCTGACTATCTCACCAGACCAAAAAACTTTATTCACCGCTACAGAAAACGCCCTCTTCCAAGATGGTTCGAGGGTATCTACTACTAGTGGTAGCCGATCGCGGATTCTGCAATATAACTTGGTAAGTGGACAGCCAGAGAAAGAATACCTTTACATTACAGATGCAGCTGTAACGCCAGAACCGGAAACAGAATTTAGTGATAATGGTTTGGTGGATTTACTCGCAATAGATAATCGTGGCACTTTTTTGGCATTGGAACGTTCTTATGCTGTGGGCGTAGGCAATACAATTAAAATCTACGAAGTCACTTTACAAGGTGCAACGGATATTAGCAGCATCGACTCACTCAGCAGTTTAAGCGAAACTCAATTAGCTGCTATTCAACCAGCCCAAAAGCGTTTACTGTTAAATTTAAATGATTTAAATCTCCCTACTGACGCTAATCATCCCACGGGAGTAGATAACATTGAAGGTCTTGCTTTTGGCGCTAAATTAGCCGATGGTAGTCAGTCAATTGTATTGGTGAGTGATAACAACTTTGGTAATAGCCAGTTTACCCAAATCCTCACTTTGAATGCAGATTTAGTACCTACTGCTATACCCAGATTAGAAACCCGTCCCGATTTATTTGACGACGAAGATCCGACACAAGCCCCAGTAGATCAAAATGCTGATGCTGATGATCCTGCTATTTATGTCAACGCCAACAACTCTGCTGACAGTTTAGTATTAACCTCGGTCAAAAATGCCGGTTTGCGGGTTTATGACTTATCTGGGAAGTTATTGCAGACGATTAATCCGGGTGATATTCGCTACAACAACATTGATTTGCAATATGGTTTTAAATTAGGTGGGAAAAAAATAGATATTGCTGTCGCCAGCGATCGCGGTAACGATAAACTAGCAATATTCAAGATTAACCCCAATCCCAGCATCCCTGGTGAATATTTAGAAGATATTACCGATAGCAATATTAGTACGATTTTTCAATCTTCACCTTTTGCTTCTCCTTATTCTTCATCCTCCCGCAGTTCTTACGGACTAGCTTTATATCGTAGTCCTATAACTAACGATTACTACGTCTTTACTAGTCGCCGCGAAACCGGAGATATAGCCCAGTTCAAGCTAACCGACCAAGGTAATGGCAAAATTGGCTACGAACGAGTACGAGAATTTACTATACCTGCACTAGGCGAACGTGATCCGCAAACTGAGGGCATGGTAGTAGACCAAGAGACTGGTTTTCTTTACATTGGTCAAGAAAATGTCGGTATTTGGAAGTTCCAAGCAGAACCCAACGGCGGTACAACTGGCAAGCTAATTGATACAGTCAAAGACTTGGGCGGTAATCATCTCACCGCTGATGTGGAAGGTTTAACAATCTACTACGGCAAAAATGGCACAGGCTATCTGTTAGCGTCCAGCCAAGGTGATAGCACCTTTGTTGCCTACACCCGTGAAGGTAACAACGAATATGTGGGTAACTTTGTCGTTGGTAGCAATGGGGCAATTGATAGTGTACAAGAATCTGATGGGGCAGATGTAATTAATGTGCCATTGGGGTCTAACTTTCCCTACGGTTTATTTGTTACTCAAGATGGTAACAATGAACCAGCCAAACTAGTCCTAGATGAAGGCGAACTGGAAAATGTCAACACTAACTTCAAGTTAGTACCTTGGGAAAACATCGCTAACGCCTTTTCTACTCCTTTAAATATTGATACCAGTAGTTACGATCCGCGTAATCCTGTTGCCCAACCCAAGTTGACTAACTATGAATTTACAGACTTACCAAAGTTAGGTACAACTTCTCAAGGTGAAGATATTTTCTTGGGTGGTTTTTCTGGGTTGTACTTCCAAGGAATTGCACCTAACGGTAATTTGAGATTTGTTACCCACACAGATCGTGGCCCGAATGGTGAACCTGTTGGCGCAAATAGACCATTTTTATTACCCGATTTTCAACCAGAAATCGTCAGCTTTGAACTCAACCGCACCACAGGCGAAATTACCATTACCAAGCGCACTGGATTATTCCGACCAGATGGTACAACTCCGTTAACTGGATTACCAAATCTGCAAGCTGGGGAGAATGGAACAGCCTACACAGATGAAATTGGCGTTGATTTAGATAACAATCCCCTACCTAACGATCCTTTAGGTGCAGACTTAGAGGGAATTGCAGTTGCAGAAAACGGTGATTATTGGCTGGTAGATGAATACCGTCCAGCGATTTACCACTTTGATAGTAACGGTAAATTAATTGATCGGTTTATTCCCAAAGGCACTGCAACCGCACCAAATCCAGATCAGGGCGCGGGTACTTTTGGCACTGAGGTATTACCAGAAGTTTACGCCCAACGCCGCAACAACCGGGGATTTGAAGCTGTGGCTTTGGAGGGTTCTAAACTCTATGCCTTTATTCAAAGCCCCATCGATAATCCTGATGTTGCTAATGATGCAACTTCTAAAGCTTCTCGTAATTTGAGGATTTTAGAGTTTGATATTATCAGCAATCAGGTAACAGGCGAGTACTTATATCTCCTCGAAGGTCTACCAGCAACAGACAAAATTGGCGATGCAGTTTCCCTCGGTAATGGTAAATTCGCAGTCGTAGAACGAGATGATAATGGTACGAATGCTGGCAACAAATTAATCTATCAAATTGATTTAGCAGAAGCGACAAATATCAATAATCCTGCTAATTTTAGATTGCCAGATGGGAAAACTATTGAACAACTAACTCCGGCTGAGTTAACTACTGCCAAAATTACTCCTGTCAGCAAAAGCCTGATAGCTAATGCTGCCCAGTTAGGTTACACCGGGGTAGAAAAATTAGAGGGTTTAGCATTAGTTGCACCCAACACTTTAGCTTTAATTAACGACAACGATTTCCAAATTGCCGGGTCTACACCTGAAAAACTCGGCATTTTGGAATTACCTCATGACATCGCGGTTACTAAACCCCAGCCATCGCTAAACATCCTATTAGTAAATGATGATGGCTATCAAGCAAAAGGAATTAATGTTCTTTACAACAAATTAGTTGCGGCTGGTCATCATGTAACATTGGTTGCACCCAAGCAACAGCAAAGCGGTCAAGGTACAGCCCTCGATACTGATAAATTTGGTAGACCGTTGGAGGTTGTTAACTACGAACCGAATAAATGGTACGTCGATGGCAAACCAGTTGTGACAACTTGGGCGGGAATTGATTACATTTTAAAAGATAATCCTCCCGATTTAGTCATTTCTGGGATTAACGAAGGCGAAAACCTCGGTTTAGAAGGAATCATTTCCGGGACTCTTAGCGCGGCGGTGTCAGCATTAAATCAAGGCGTTCCGGCGATCGCAGTGAGTGCGGGTATTAAGACGGCAGAACGTAGCACAGGCTACCCTAGTACTGATAAAGCTTACGATGTTGGTGCTAATTACGTCGTTGATTTGATTTCCGAATTACAAGCAAAACAAAGTAATAATTCAGGTCTATTACCAAAAGGCATTGGTTTAAACGTCAATATCCCGGCAACTGACCAAATTGAAGGTATAGCTTTTACAGAGTTTGATCGTGCAGGTAGTTTTGACTTCAAATTTGGGGAATTACCGCCTAACTTCGGCACAGGTCAAGGCATAATTTATACGCAAAATTCTTTACCTGATGGCACAACACCAAAACCGTTATCGGAAGGCGAACAGTTTTTAGCAAATCGGGTGACGGTAACTGCTTTTGATGGTGATTGGGGTACAACTTTAGATCAACGTCCCAAAATCAGTTCTCGCCTTGACCTCACACCCCCAAGTCTGACTGACCCCATTGAAACTGCTAGGAAGTCGTTAAATATTTTGCTGGTGAATGACGATGGTTATCAAGCCAAAGGTATTGACGTTCTCTATAAAGCTTTAACGGCTGCTGGTCACAATGTCATTTTAGTCGCACCAAAAGACCAGCAAAGCGGCAAAGGAACTTCCATCAACACCGATAAAATTTTCCAAAATACCGAAGTTGCGGAATTTGATTCCAGTCAAAACAAATGGTATGTCGATGGTACTCCGGTTGTTACCACCTGGGCGGGACTTGATTACATTTTCCCCAACAAAGAGAATATCGCTAAACCTGATTTGGTGATCTCCGGGATTAACGAAGGTGAAAACATCGGTTTAGATGCCATTTCTTCTGGTACACTCAGCGCGGCGGTGACAGCACTGCAAAATGGCATCCCCGCGATCGCAGTTAGTGCTGGCATAGATTTAACTGGGTTACAAACAGGCGACACATCCAGCACGGAAAATGCTTACGAAATTGGTGCGAGGTTAGTAGTTAATGCGATTAACCAACTCCAAGCCACCCAAGGTAGAAATGCAAATTTACTACCAAAAGGGGTAGGTTTAAATATCAATATCCCTGCTTACAACCCCGATATTGCCGAACTCAGTACAATTGCTGGGGTTGCAGTTACTAAATTTGACCAAGCTAGCAGCCTCGGTTTAAATGTTTCGGAGATTCAGCCTGGTGTTCCTGGTTTGACTTTAGGTGCTTCCAGCAATACAGGTACAGGGGATTTAGAATCAGAAGGCGGTAGATTTTTAGCAAGAAATATTACAATCACACTGATTGATGGTAATTGGAGTGCTACTGAAACTAACCGTCAACAAGTCGCCAACGCTGCCGGAGAACTTCCTGTAAATGCGATCGCTAGCGGTGACACTACCCAAAACTCGACAGTTCTTTGGGCGCGGAGTATCTTCCCTGGTGAAGTAACATTTGAATATTCCACCGATGCTAACTTTAAGGCGATCGCTGGCACAAAAACTGCTAGCGTTACGAATATAAATCAACCTGTGAAAGTTGAAGTTACTGGTTTGCAAGCAGGAACTCAATATTACTACAGAGTTACAGATGCAGCAGGGGCAACAGCAACAGGCAAGTTTAGTACAGCTGCAACACTTGGCACGAAAGCAGGATTAACATTCGGTGTCTCTGGCGACTGGCGTGGCGAATTAGCACCTTATCCCGCCATCAGTAACGCAGATGATGCCAATCTGAAATTCTTCTTGGAATTTGGCGATACCATCTACGCTGACTTTCCCTCACCCGGACTGAAAAACCCAGATGGTACAGAAAAAGCCCAAGCTATAACTTTAGAAGATTACCGTGCCAAACAAGCGGAAGTTTACAGCGATCGCTACGGCAAAAATACCTGGGAAGATTTACGAGCTTCGACCTCTATCTTGGCCACAATTGATGACCACGAAGTAGTCAACGACTTCCAAGGCGGCGAGAATTTAGCAACTGCTTCAGCCGCAGACCAAGCCTTATACGGTGCGACTTCCGGGTTAGTCAACGACTCGCCACTATATGAAAACGGTCTGCAAGCCTTCCAAGAATACAACCCCATCAGCGACCAATTTTATGGTCAAACAGGTGATGCCCGCACCGATGGAGAACGCAAACTTTACCGTTATAATACTTACGGCAGTGATGCGGCCACTTTCGTTTTAGATGCGCGTTCTTTCCGAGATCCAGAATTACCAGCTATTGCTAACCCCAATGATCCGGCGCAAGTAGCCGATTATCTGGGCAAGTCTTTTAATAGCGATCGCACATTATTAGGAAGCCAGCAAATTGAGGATCTTAAGCGCGACTTGTTGCAGGCCAAGAACAATGGCATCACCTGGAAGTTTATTATGGTTCCAGAACCAATCCAGAATTTAGGGGTAGCTGCTGCAAGCGATCGCTTTGAAGGTTACGCTGCCGAACGCACCGAAATTCTTAAGTTCATCCACGATAACAACATCAACAATGTCGTCTTTGTGACTGCTGATATTCACGGCACATTAGTCAATAATCTCACCTACCAATTAGCACCGGGTCAACCACAAATTGCTACCAGTGCCTTTGAAATTAGTACTGGTTCTGTTGCCTTCGATGCACCTTTTGGCCCCACAGTAGCGGACTTTCTCAATCCCGAACAAAAAGCATTCTACGACTCCCTACCTGTTGCCAATGATGCCGATAGTTTACCCAACGACAAAGACGATTTCATTAAGCAGGCGATAAATGCTGGTTTAACTCCTCTAGGTTATGACCCTGTGGGCTTAAATAATAATCTTCCCCAAGCTAACGGCTTAATTAGCGCCAAACTCATACAAGGAGATTACGTCGCCACCCAAACCTACGGCTGGACTAAGTTTGATATTGACCCCCAAACTCAAAAGCTAACTGTCACAACTTATGGAATTGAACCCTACACCCGTGAGGAATTAGCAGCTAATCCTAGTGCAGTTACCAACCGTCAACCGCAAATTGTCAGCCAATTTGAAGTAGACCCAGCTAAGAAACCAGATATTCAATTTGGTTCTACCAACAATCTCCAACCTGACCAAACCTTATTTACAGGAGATGGTGCAGATATCGTCGAGGCTACCACAGGTAATACCATTGTGACTGGGAACGGTGACGATACGGTATTTGCAGGTAGTGACTCTTCAGTATCAACAGGCAATGATAATGATCAAGTCTTTATTGGTGCTAATAGTCCTGCTAAAAATACTACTGTTAATGGTGGTGCAGGTAACGATCAACTTACCGTAGTTGAAGCTAACGGTAGCAATAATCTGTTTGGAGAAGCAGGTAATGACAACTTGGAAGTAATTGAAGGTTCTCGTCAATTTCTCTATGGCGGTTCAGGTAACGACACCCTCAAAAGTGGCGGTAACAATAACCGTCTTTACGGTGGTTCCGGCGATGACATCTTATTTTCTAATGTCAATGACTCCCTATTTGGTGGCGGTGGTGATGATATTTTATTTGCTGGTCAAGGAGGTAATAACCGTTTAACTGGTGGCGCTGGTGCTGACCAATTCTGGGTTGCGAACGCCAGTCTCCCAACTAGCAAAAACATTATCACCGACTTTACATCTGGAATTGATGTAATTGGCATTGGTGGTATTGGCGTTACTCAGTTTAATGCTTTAACACTAGTGCAACAGTGTAGCGATACTGTGATCAAAACAGGAACTACTGAACTAGTTTCATTACTGGGAATTACATCAACTAGCCTGACAGCAAACGACTTTGTTTTCTCAGCTTAG